Proteins from one Listeria innocua genomic window:
- a CDS encoding LLM class flavin-dependent oxidoreductase, protein MTRKDTIQFGAIIHGVGGTTDGWRHPDINPAASTDLDFYKTRAKIAEQGLFSFVFIADGLFISEKSIPHFLNRFEPITILSALAESTENIGLVGTFSTSFTEPFTLARQLSSLDHISGGRAGWNLVTSPQEGAARNHSKKNLPTHSDRYSIAAEHLKVVRGLWNSWEEDAFTYNKETGEFFNPEKLHRLNHQGEYFQVEGPLNIGRSKQGEPVVFQAGASSTGRDFAAQNAEAIFTHSDSLEEAIQFYQDVKTRAEKAGRNAAEIRIFPGISPIVADTLEEAEQKYTEFANLIPIENAVTYLARYFDDYDLSQFELDEPFPDLGDIGKNAFQSTTDRIKKEAKERNLTLRQVATEAATPKTPFIGTKEQVADLIEIWFQNEAADGFIIASDIPGTFETFVEQVIPLLQSRGLYRNEYPATTLRGNLGLEIPKNKQAVNIK, encoded by the coding sequence ATGACTAGAAAAGATACAATCCAGTTTGGCGCAATCATTCACGGCGTTGGCGGCACAACAGATGGTTGGCGCCACCCAGATATTAACCCAGCAGCAAGTACAGATTTAGATTTTTATAAAACTCGTGCAAAAATTGCAGAACAAGGCCTATTTAGTTTTGTATTTATTGCTGATGGTCTTTTTATTTCTGAAAAATCTATTCCGCATTTTCTTAATCGTTTTGAGCCGATTACTATTTTATCCGCTTTAGCAGAGTCTACAGAAAATATCGGTCTAGTTGGAACATTTTCGACATCATTTACGGAACCATTCACGCTCGCAAGGCAACTTTCCTCATTAGATCATATTAGTGGTGGTCGAGCTGGCTGGAATTTGGTCACTTCTCCGCAAGAAGGAGCAGCACGAAATCATAGCAAGAAAAATCTCCCAACCCACAGTGACCGATATAGCATTGCGGCAGAACATTTAAAGGTGGTTCGCGGACTATGGAATTCATGGGAAGAAGATGCTTTTACCTATAATAAAGAAACCGGCGAATTTTTTAATCCAGAAAAATTACATCGTTTGAACCATCAAGGTGAGTATTTTCAAGTGGAAGGACCGTTAAATATCGGCCGCTCCAAACAAGGAGAACCAGTCGTTTTCCAAGCGGGGGCATCTAGCACAGGTCGGGATTTTGCAGCCCAAAACGCGGAAGCTATTTTTACGCATTCAGATTCGCTTGAAGAAGCTATTCAATTCTATCAAGATGTGAAAACTCGTGCTGAAAAAGCTGGCAGAAATGCAGCAGAGATCAGGATTTTCCCAGGCATTAGCCCAATTGTAGCGGATACTCTAGAAGAAGCCGAGCAGAAATACACTGAATTTGCCAATCTTATTCCGATTGAAAATGCCGTCACCTATCTCGCGCGTTATTTCGATGATTATGATTTAAGCCAATTTGAACTAGATGAACCTTTCCCCGACCTTGGCGATATCGGTAAAAATGCTTTTCAAAGTACGACGGATCGAATCAAAAAAGAAGCAAAAGAGCGCAATCTAACCCTGCGCCAAGTAGCGACCGAAGCAGCCACCCCGAAAACACCTTTTATAGGAACAAAAGAACAAGTAGCTGATTTAATCGAAATTTGGTTTCAAAATGAGGCGGCAGATGGATTTATCATCGCGTCTGACATCCCAGGTACTTTTGAAACATTTGTCGAGCAAGTTATTCCGCTTTTGCAAAGTCGAGGATTGTACCGAAACGAATATCCAGCCACAACCTTAAGAGGCAACCTAGGTCTTGAAATACCAAAAAATAAACAAGCCGTCAACATCAAATAA
- a CDS encoding glutaredoxin family protein, translating to MANVVVWSKVGCHYCKDVKDYLTEQNIVFQDIDVTDHDYLREVLQAKYGIRHVPVVEIGDIEKGTYQAVTEIGIEYLEKALLQKEEVK from the coding sequence ATGGCTAATGTCGTTGTTTGGAGTAAAGTAGGGTGTCACTACTGTAAAGATGTGAAAGATTATTTAACCGAGCAAAATATTGTCTTCCAAGATATTGACGTCACAGATCATGATTACTTACGAGAAGTACTGCAAGCCAAATACGGTATTCGCCACGTTCCAGTAGTAGAAATTGGTGACATAGAAAAAGGGACTTACCAAGCAGTAACTGAAATCGGTATCGAATACTTAGAAAAAGCTTTACTACAAAAGGAGGAAGTAAAATGA